ACAAGCCGCCGGAGCACCGCCCGCTCGCTGACAATGCGCGCGTAGTAGGCCGCGTTCGCCGCGGTCGGCACGCTCGCGATCAGCGTGTGCAGGTAGGGAGCGCCACCGACCCGGGCCAGGTCGCCGGAGTCGGCCAACGCCGCCGCGACAGTGATGGCGTCGGCCGGCTCACCCCGACCGTAGATCTCCAGGATGGTGTCGAAGACGGTGGCGTGCACCGGCCGGTAGAAGTCGTTGGTCTTGAGTATCTCGACGACGTCGGCGATGGCGTCCTTGGAGAGCAGCATTCCACCCAGGACGCACTGCTCGGCGGCCACGTCCTGCGGTGGCGTCTTGTCGAACTGGCCGTCGCGCGGAGGCTCGCCGGGTGACTGGCCGCCGCCCGGGAACGACTCCGTCCGCCTGTCGTCGGTGACCGACACCGGGCCCCCCTCCACTGCGTCGGATCAGTTCCAGGCATACCGCCTGGGTGCGACAACCTCGACCGTCCGCGTCGATCGGGGGCCATCGGTCGGCAGGTCGGTGGCAACCATACGGACTTCGAGGTCAGCTGCTCAACCACGGCGGTGGACGAGCCTCGGGACAACCTGTGGATGCCGGCCGAGAAGCATGTGCGCAGCGTGTGCACAGGGTGTGGATAACGGATGGGGAGTTCTCGGCTGCAAGCCGCTGACCTGCGCATACTTTTTCCCCAGCCTGTGGACGGAAATTTCCGGGTAGGGCTTTATCCGGAACCTCCCGTAAGATCGGTGGCCTATGGCTACACCTGGGTAGCGGATTGCACTTTCGGTTGAGAAGGGTCACGCTCCGACCGTGAGTTACCGGGACTGGGTACGCGAAGAGGACGGCCCGCGCGAGCGGCGGCCGGCCTCCTCGTGGGCCGAGCCCGCCGAACGCTCACCGGCCGAGCGAGCCGAGCGATACGACTCGGCGGTCGAGCGTTACCGCACCCCGAGCCGCCGGCGGGCGATCGAGCGCGGCCAGGAGGAGCCGGCCGAGCCCTACCTGCCGCGCTGGGCGCTGGAGTCGGGCGTGAGCAGTGTCGACGGCGGCGGCCGGCACGCCGCGCCGGACGACGATGACGCCGCCGACCGGCCGGGCTACGGCGACAGCGGTTGGCGCTCGGCCGAGCCCTCCCGGAGCGGCCGGAGCCGGCGGTCCACCGAGGCAGGATGGCGGGACGCGACGCCACGCGACGCACCACCACGCGACGCACCACCGCGCCCTGCACTGCCGCGCGGGGCCGCGCCGCGCCCCGCACTGCCGCGCGCGGCCGCGCCGTCGCCCGCCGTGGCACCGGAGTCCGACCACACCCGGGAGTGGACCATCGACCGCCCACAGGCCGAGGGGTACCTCGGCGGTCGCGGTCAGGGGTACGTCGGCAGCCGCCGGGCCGAGGAGGACGAGCCGGTCTCGGGGGTGACGCCGCAGAGTCGTCCCCGCCGGGCGCCGTCGCGTCAACGCCAGGTGGCCTGGTCGGGGCTGGAGGAGGAAGGCCAGCAGACGCCCGACTCCGCGCCGACCACCGACGACCCTCCGCCCCGGCGCCGACGGCGTGCGGTGGAGTCCGCACCCGGACCGGCGGTGGACCCCTGGGAGCGGCCGGCGGAACCCCGGAAGCGGGCGGCGGAGCCGTGGGAGGGCAGCGCGAGGCCCGAGCCGGAGCGGCCCGCGGTGGATCCGTGGGACGCCTCCGGCCTGCACGCCTGGCAGCAGCCCGCCGGCCTGGATCGCCGCGCCGAGGCCGGGGCGGCCGATCCCTGGGACGTCGACAGCACGAGCCAGTGGCTTCAGTCCGCCGCGACGGACCAGTGGCTTCAGCCCGACAGCACCGGCCAGTGGGACCGCGACGCCGAGGTGGACCGGCGCGAGCGGCAGCGGGGCCCGACCCGGTGGGACGACTACTCCGAACCGGACCGGTGGGACCGTACGCTGCCACCCCGGTCGGGTGCGGCGCCCGGAGTTCCGCGGCAGTCCCGGCCGGCGCGGCCCGAACCGCAGCCGCCTCAGGAGGCATTCTGGCCGGGTACCCGGTTGGCGGGTGACGATCCGCGCTGGGTCGGTGCGCCCGCGTCGGCGCCCCGGTCGCCGGTGGTCGGCTACACGGCACCGCGTCCACGCCCACGCCCGACCCCCCGGCAGCGGCCCGCCCCGGCTCCGCCGGCTCGCCCGGTCGGCATCGCGGCGGTACGGCGGCGGATCGAGTCGGTTGGCACCGCCGGCTGGAATCGTCGGCTGGAAGACGACCTGCTCGATCCCGATCCGGGTGGTCCCTGGTTGCCGCTGCTCTACACGGCGGCCTGCTATGTCCTACCGGCGCTGGTGATCTTCGTCTGGCTGCTGACCCTCGACGGAACGCCGCCCGTCGGCTGCGTGACCGACATCAGTGGCGGCGGCTGCGACTCACCTCGGGCGCGCGCGTTCGGTGCGCTGGTGGGAAGCCTGCCGCGGTTGGGGTTGGCGCTGGCCACCAGCCTGGTGATCGCGATACTGCTCCGGCGGGTGGGTACGACGTGGCGCTCGACCACGGTGGGGCTGGCCGCCGCAGTGGTCGGTGGCGGGCTCTCCACCGTGATCATCAGCGCGGTGACCGGTCAGGCCCTCGGGTGACGGGCGGCGAACGCCGCAGGGCCCGCACCGATGGACGGTGCGGGCCCTGAATGTTGTCGGCTGGGCTCAGCCCTGCACGACGTTGAGTTGGAACGAGGCGGTCACCTCGGGGTGCAGCTTGATCCGCACCGGATGCGACCCGATCGACTTGATGTGACCGGACAGTTCCAGCCGACGCCGGTCGAGCGCCGGACCGCCGGCCGCCTTGACGGCGTCGACGATCTCGGACGGGGTGACCGAGCCGAAGAGCCGGCCGCCATCACCGGCACGGGCCTTCAGGTTCACCTTGAGACCTTCGAGCTGGGCCTTCACCTCGTTGGCGTGGCCGAGATCGCGGATCTCGCGGGCCGAGCGGGCCCGCTTGATGAGAGTGACCTGCTTCTCCGCGCCCTTGGTCCAGACGATCGCGAAGCCCTGCGGAAGCAGGTAGTTACGGCCGTAGCCGTTCTTGACCTCCACGATGTCGCCCGGGGCACCGAGCCCGGACACCTCCTGAGTCAGGATGATCTTCATGTCGGCGCCTCCTCTCAGCGGGCCGTCGCGGTGTACGGCAGGAGCGCCATCTCACGGGCGTTCTTGACCGCACGGGCGATCTGCCGCTGCTGCTGCGAGGTAACGCCGGTCACCCGCCGAGCGCGGATCTTGCCGCGGTCGGAGATGAACTTGCGCAGCAGCGCGGTGTCCTTGTAATCGATGTAGGTGATCCCGTCCTTGTCGAGCGGGTTCACCTTCTTCTTCGGCTTGCGCAGTGCCGCAGCCTTCGCCATTGCTCTTGCTCCTGGTTTACGATCACGGGCGCTCGGCGCCATTAGAACGGGGGCTCCTCGTCAAAGTTGCCGCCACCCGAACGTGCGGGGGCCGGCGCGGCCGAAGCCCAGGGGTCGTCGAAGTTGCCTCCGCCGCCGCCCTGGCCACCACCGCCACCGCTGCCGCTGCCGAAGCCGCCGCCACCGCCGCCGGAACGGGACATCTTCTGCACCTTCGCCGTGGCGTAGCGCAGCGATGGGCCGATCTCGTCGACCTCCAGCTCGATGACGGTGCGCTTCTCGCCCTCGCGGGTCTCGTAGGACCGCTGACGCAGCCGACCCGAGACGATCACACGGGCACCGCGCTGCAGCGACTCCGCCACGTGCTCCGCGGCCTGCCGCCAGACGGTGCACGAGAGGAACAGCGGCTCGCCGTCCTTCCACTCACCGGACTGCCGGTCCATGAACCGGGGCGTCGAGGCGACCCGGAACTTGGCGACCGCGGCCCCGGAGGGGGTGAACCGCAACTCGGGGTCATCGGTCAGGTTACCGATGACCGTGATGGTGGTGTCTCCTGCCATGACCAACTCCTCGCGCACTCATCCGTTCCGCCGTACAGGTTCTCAGAACCCTCCGACAGCAGCGGTGAGGCTGATCCGGGTGGGCGGGGTGGATTGCTAGCGCATCTCCGGTCGGATGACCTTCGTACGCAGCACGGACTCGTTGAGCCGCAGCTGGCGGTCCAGCTCGGCCACCGCCTCCGGCGTCGCCTGGAGGTCGATGACGGCGTAGATGCCCTCGGCCTTCTTGTTGATCTCGTACGCGAGGCGCCGGCGGCCCCACACGTCGGTCTTCTCCACCGAGCCACCCGCGGTCCTGATCACGTTCAGGTACGTGTCGAGCGACGGGGCGACGGTGCGCTCCTCGAGGCTGGAGTCGAGGATCACCATGATCTCGTAATGACGCAAGACGTGCTCACCTCCTGTGGGCTAAGCGGCCACGGTCCTTCCGTGGCAGGAGGTCGTGCGTCGTGGCCCGTCCCGATCCGGGGGAACCCGGTCGGCGACGGACAACCGGACCAGGATACCCGGCCCGGACGATCACCATCACCGAGGTGACGGGCACCGCGAACCGGGGGCCCGACCGACGTCGCTGTCGGCCCGGACCCCCGGCTACGTGACCGCGGGGCGCCCCATCCGCATTCCTTGGGTGGGACCTGGGGAGGAACGACCACACCGATGAGGTTGGACCGGAGACGCCCCGCGGAGCTTTATCACGTTGTTACCTGACGTTATCCCGGAAGCATGCCCTTCAGAGGGCAAATCCTGGAATTACCGACATTTTCCTCTGGAATCCGGTCGGCGGCGCGCCGGCCGGATCTATCGGGATCAACGACTCCCGTCAGCGGCGGTGACGCGACCGGACGGCGGGCGTCGCCGCGGGCGTCGGGGGCGGGACGTAGGCTCCCCTGCATGCGTATCGGAGCCCACGTCGATCCGGCCGACCCGCTGGCGGAGGCGACCGCCCGGTCGGCAGACGCCGCGCAGTTCTTCCTCTCCGACCCACAGGGTTGGCGGGCGCCGACGCCCCGCGCGGACGCGGAAACGCTGCGCACGGCCGGTGTCGACGTCTACGTGCACGCGCCGTACGTCATCAATGTCGCGACCGGTAACAACCGCATCCGGATTCCCAGCCGCAAGCTGCTGCTCGCGCACGCGAAGGCCGCCGCGGCGATCGGCGCCCGGGGCCTGGTGGTGCACGGCGGGCACGTCAACGCCGGCGACGACCCGGCCACCGGGTTCGACAACTGGCGCAAGGCCCTGGCGTACGCCGCGGAGTCGGGCGGCTTCGGGCTGCCTGTGCTGATCGAGAACACCGCCGGTGGCGAGAATGCCTGCGCCCGACGGCTGGATGCGCTGGCCCGCCTCTGGGACGCCGTCGGCGACCACGAGGTCGGTTTCTGCCTCGACACCTGCCATGCCCACGCCGGCGGGGAAGAGCTCCTCGGCCTGGTCGACCGGGTGAAGGCGATCACCGGGCGGATCGACCTGGTGCACGCCAACAACTCGAAGGACGGGTTCGACTCGGGTCGGGATCGCCACGACAACCTGCGCGGCGGCACCATCGACCCGGACCTCCTGGTCGCGGTGATCCGCGCGGCGGGCGCTCCGGTCATCGTCGAGACGCCGGGCGGTGCCGAGGGGCAGGGCGGCGACATCGCCTTCCTGCGCGGGCAGCTCGATGCGGAGACGTCGACGCGATGACCACGGACCAGTCCGCTCCCGGCGGTTCCCGGCCGACCTCGCGCGAAAGCTGGGCCGCCGGCGGGCCGACACTCGACGATACGAAGGCCGACGACACCGACCCGACGACCGGCCGTGACGCGGCCGGCGAGACCGGTGCGAGCGCCGCCGACCCGGACGCCCCGGACCAGAGCGGCGGCCCCGACTCCCTCCCCAGCAGCGCCGGCAACGACGCCCCGCACGACGGCTCCGACATCCCATCCAGGAGCCGCGGCGCGGATGCTCCCCGCAACGGCACCAGCAACGACAGGGCTGTCCCCGACAAGGCCGCCGGCAAGGAGGACGAGGGCGACAAGGCCGCCGGCAGCGACGAGGGCGGCGAGGACCGGGACGCAAGCGGCGCCGGTGGCAACCGGGACGCCGTCCCGGCCAAGGGCGACCGGTGGGCCGCCTTCGGGCCCGCCCCCGCGCCGGTGCCGACCTGGTACGGGCGGTGGGGCCGTCGGCTCGGCCGGCTCCTGATCCATGAGTGGACGCTGGCCGCCGTCGCCTCGCTGGCGCTGGCCGTGCTGATGACCTGGCCGACGCTGCGCTACCCGTCGCACACGTTGCCACAGGACTACTGGGATCCGAGCCTGCAGGCCTGGCAGATGGCCTGGTCCGGGCACATCCTGCTGACCGACCCGGCCCAGCTGTGGCACGCCAACGCGTTCTTCCCCGCACGGTGGAGCTTCGCCTTCTCCGACACCCTGCTCGGGTACGCGCCGGCCGGCATGATCGGCAGCGGTCCCGAGCACGCCATCCTCCGCTACAACATCATGTTCGTGCTGGCGCACGCGCTCGCCACCTTCGGCGCGTACGTGCTGGCCCGGCAGCTCGGTGCGGGCCGGATCGGGTCCGCGGTGGCCGGTGTCGCCTACACCTACGCGCCCTGGCTGCTGGCCCAGGCCGGCCACCTGCACGTGGTCTCCAACGGCGGCATCCCGCTGGCGCTGGCCATGCTGGCCCGGGGGCACGGCTGGTCGCTGCGGCACGGCTACCGACCCGAGCGCCGGCACGAGGGCTGGGTGTACGCCGGCTGGCTGGTGGCCGCCTGGCAGTTGAGCCTCGGCTTCGGCATCGGCCTGCCGTTCGCGTACGTGCTCGCCGGCACGGTGCTGGTGGCCGTCGCCATCTGGTTCGCGAAGCGGATCATCTGGCGGCTCCGGCGACCCTTCGGCTCGCGGTTGTTCGTCGCCAACCTGATCGGCGGGTTGATCTTCGCCGGAGTGGGCATCCTGCTGGCCATCCCGTACTTCACCGTGGCACAACTGCACCCGCACGCGGAGCGGACGATCGGCGACATCGCCGTCTTCTCGCCGCCCGCCAGCGGCTTCGTCACCGCCCCCGCCGAGTCCCTCCTCTGGGGCGGTCTGCACGAGGGCGCCCGTTCGATACTGCCCTGGCATCCGGAGATGACGCTGCTGCCCGGTTTCGTGCTCTACGCACTGGCCGCCGGCGGGCTGTTCTTCTCCATCTGGACGGTTCGCCAGCGCCTGCTGCTGCTCGCCGGTGTGCTGGTGGCGATGATCCTGTCGATGGGCACCGAGTTCCTCGGCGGCCGCTACACCTACGTACCGCTCTTCGATCACCTGCCCGGCTGGAGCGGCATCCGTACGCCCGGCCGGTTGATGCTCTGGGCCACGCTGCTGCTCGGGCTGCTCGCGGCGGGCGCGGTCAGTGCGTACGCGCAGCGGGTCCGGGAGATCTCCGCCGAGCGGATCCCCTCCTGGCCGAGCCCGTGGCTGCGCCTGGCAACGCTGGTGCCGCTGCTGCTGGTCATCGCCGAGGGCACCAACGCCACGCCACATCCGGTGGTGCCACGGCAACCGGCCGCGATGCGGTCGGTCGACGGTCCGCTGCTCGTGCTGCCCAGCGGGCAGAACAATGACCAGCCGGTGATGCTCTGGTCAACCAGCCGGTTCCAGGACGTCGTCAACGGCGGCAGCGGCTTCACGCCGCGCCAACTCGCCGACGTACGCCGGGTCACCATGGCCTTTCCCGATCAGACCAGCGTCGACTACCTGCGCACCCTCGGCGTGCGCGAGGTGCTGGTGTTGCGGGGCCGGATCGCCGGCACGCCGTGGGAGGTCAGCGTCGACGCGCCGGTGGACGGGCTGGGCATCACCCGCGAGGAGATCGACGGGGTCGTCGTGTTCCGCCTCTGAACCGGTTTGGGGTCTGCGGGGGATCGCACCCGGGTCAGGTGACGGTGGGGACAGGGGTCGGGGGCGGGGCGGCGGTGGGGCGGCGGGCACGTAGCCGGGCGAGCCAGGGCGCGTCGGGGGTGCCGTCGAGCAGGCCGCCGTCCGGGTCGTCGGCGTAGGTGCGGCGCACCGCGTCCCGCTCCGGGTTCAGGATCTCCTGTACGACCAGGACGACCAGCGCCACCACTGCGGCCAGACGCAGGCTCGCGGCCAGCACGAACACGCCCTCCGGAAAGACCGGCTGACCGGTCGACGCACCCAGCAGCTGGCCATAGAAGGCGACGAAGTAGCAGACCTCGGCCGCCTGCCAGACGAGGAACGCTCCCCACTTGGGCCGGGCGAGCACCACCAGCGGCAGCAGCCAGAGCACGAACTGCTGCGACCACACCTTGCTGAAGATCAGGAAAACGGCGACCACGAGGAAGGCGAGCTGGGCGAGCCGGGGCCGGCGCGGCGCCAGCAGCGCGAGCGCGCCGATACCGAGGCAGGCCAGCCCGAACAGGGCGTACGACAGGTAGTTGAGGGTGGGAATGTTGGCGTCGAGCCACTGGAAGGGGCCCATGCTGGCGGGATCACCGAACTTCCCGTCCAGGTAGCGGGTGATGTACCAGAGGGTGCCCCAGTCGATCGGCCGGTCGGTGTTCAGCTCGAAGAAGCGTTTCCAGTTCTCCCGGGACTCCAGCGGCAGCGCCACCGGCAGGTTCACCAGCACCACCGTCACCGCGGCCGTGACGATGGACAGGATGGCGGCGCGGATCCGGCCGGCGCGTATCGCCAGCACCAGGATCGGCCCGAGGATGAACAACGGCCACATCTTCGCCGCCCCGCCGAGCCCGAGCAGCACCCCGGAGAGCGCGACCAGCGCGGTCCCCTTCCGGCCGGGCCCGGAGCGTGCCCAGGCCAGCAGGCCGAACGCGGCGAGCCCGATGGCGAGAAAGTCCCAGTTGACGGTGGCGGTGAGCAGCAGCGCGGGGGCGAGCGCGAAGAGGGCGGCATCCCACGGGCGCCGTCGACGCAGCGCCAGGATCACCGCCACGGTGGCCACCGCCAGCGCGCCGAGCACGAGCGCGTTGAGGTTGTAGAACCACTGCCCCTGGTTCATCCCGGGGTTCCCGTCGCCGGCCGCGTGCACCGGCAGCCCGAGCGCACCCATGAAGTACCCGGTCAGCACCGGATACTCCACCGGGTGGTCCAGGTAGGGCACCGCGCCCTCGTTGAGCCGCTCCGCGTAGTAGAGCGCCAGCACGTCGGTGTAGCAGAAGCGGGTGTACTGCTGGTTGTCCACCCATGCGCCATCCTGGCAGGGCGACTTCTGCACCCAGTGCAGGGCCAACGTCAGGCAGGTCAGCGCCAGGACGATCCGTACCGCCGTCCAGAACCGACGCTCCGCACCGGCGGGCCGGTCGCGGGCGACGGCGTGGTCGCCGAGCGGCCCGCCGATCAGCCCGGAGAGCCCCCGGACGAAGCCGTCGGAGCGGGACGGGTGATCGGGGGCACCGGATTCATCGATGCCGGGCGTCGACTTCGTGCTCATGACCGTGCATCCTGCCGTATCCGATGACCGCGTTGAAGTCGAAACCACCACCACGTCCCGGATCGCCTCCGGGCCGTCACGATCGCCCTACTCGACACGCCGACGGGCGGCCGGAGAGGTGTCCGGCCGCCCATCGGCGTCAGCGGGAGCTAGTCCCGGGTCGAGGTTCTCGGTGTCGGCAGTCCGCCGCCTTCGCCGCCTGATCGCGGCTCGGTGGGCGGGGGCTCGTTCGGGTTACCGCCCCGACCGTTGTTGCCGCCGTTGTCTCCACCGTTGTTGCCGCCACCGGTGATCCGGCAGAAGAAGTCCGTCGGCTCGCAGTCCTGGCCCGCCGGCGGTGGCGGCGGCGGGGGCTCCTCGCCGTTACCGGCGTCCTGGTCACCGACGCCGGTAACGTCCGGCAGGTTCGACGGATCGAAGCCGCTCAGTACCTCGTCCATGTACCGCTTCCACAGCGCGGCCGGCACGCCGCTGCCGCCGACGTTGCCGCCGTTCTTGTCGAGGATGGCCGGCTTCTTCTGGTCACGGCTGCCGATCCAGACCGCGGTGGCCACGTTCTGGTCGTAGCCGACCATCCAGGCGTGCGCGTTCTTGTCGGTGTTGTTGTGCTCCCAGGTACCGGTCTTGCCGGCCGCCTGCCGGTTGTTGACCAGTCGGGCATTGCTCTTGCCGGGAATCTCCTTGAGCACCGCGGTCACCTCGTCGGCAACCTCCGGCTTGATCACCTGCTTGGGGTCGAGCTTCTCGCCCGTGCCCGGGACCTTGTCCCACTTGCCGGTGGCCTTGTTCTGCTTCTCCACCGTCCGGACGAAGTGCGCCTTGTTGTACTTGCCCTTGTTGGCGAGGGTCGCCAGGCCGTTGGCGTGGTCCAGCACGGTGATGGGGTACTGGCCGAAGCCGATGACTCGGTCGAACTGCTTGCGTCCGAGATCCTCGGGCTTCTCCTTCGTCAGGTCGTACGCCTTCGGCGGGTCCACGGTCCACATGGTGCGGATGCCGGCACGGCGGGCCATGTCGATGATCTTGGCCTCGCCGATGTCCTCGGCCACATGGAAGAACGGCACGTTGTACGACTGCACCGTCGACTCCTGGAGCGAGCAATACTTGTTGCAGGTCCGCCGGACGTCACGGCCGGCGTTCTGGATCTCGTTGGCGTAGCCGGTCGGCTTGAACGGGGTGGCGTCCCAGTGCGACTTGACCGAGATGCCGGCGTCGATCGCGGCGGCGAGCGTGTAGACCTTGAATGACGAACCCGGCGGATGACCGCCGACGAGGTCGCCGTTCTGGTTGGTGTTCAGGCCCGCGTAGTCGAAGTCCGCACCGCTGTCGCCGCCGTAGTAGGCCAGCACCCGGCCGGTCTTCGGGTCAACCGACACCACCGCCGCCATCAGGTTCTTCGGCTGCTCCTTGAGCACCGAGCCCTTCCGGTCCGGCTGGGCAGCCTCCTCCAGCGCCTTCTGCATCTTCGGATCGATGGTGGTGGTGATCCGGTAGCCACCCTCGCGCAGCTCGGTCACGCAGTTGGGCTTGTCCGGCGCACCGGAGTTGGAGCAGAGGCCCCACTCCTCCATCTCCTTGCGGACGTAGTTGATCACGTTGCCGCGCGGAGAGGCGACCCCGAAGCCATTGTCCTTCTTGGACTTCTGGACCTTCGGGTACTCGGTGGGTCGCTCCGGCTTGCCCGGTGCGCCGAGCCAGCCCTCCTCGACCATCCCGTTGATGACGTACTCCCAGCGGGACTTGGCGTCGACCTCGTTGATCTCGGGGTCGTACCCCTGGTGGGTGGCGCTGGCGACGGGCTGCTTGATCAGCGCGGCGAGCACCGCCCCCTGGGCCGGATTGAGCTTCTTGGCGCTGGTGTTGAAGTAGGTCTGGGCCGCCGCCTCGATGCCGTACGCGCCCCGACCGAAGTAGATCACGTTGAGGTAGTTCTCCATAATCTGGTCTTTGCTGTAG
This is a stretch of genomic DNA from Micromonospora sp. WMMD1082. It encodes these proteins:
- a CDS encoding glycosyltransferase 87 family protein; this translates as MSTKSTPGIDESGAPDHPSRSDGFVRGLSGLIGGPLGDHAVARDRPAGAERRFWTAVRIVLALTCLTLALHWVQKSPCQDGAWVDNQQYTRFCYTDVLALYYAERLNEGAVPYLDHPVEYPVLTGYFMGALGLPVHAAGDGNPGMNQGQWFYNLNALVLGALAVATVAVILALRRRRPWDAALFALAPALLLTATVNWDFLAIGLAAFGLLAWARSGPGRKGTALVALSGVLLGLGGAAKMWPLFILGPILVLAIRAGRIRAAILSIVTAAVTVVLVNLPVALPLESRENWKRFFELNTDRPIDWGTLWYITRYLDGKFGDPASMGPFQWLDANIPTLNYLSYALFGLACLGIGALALLAPRRPRLAQLAFLVVAVFLIFSKVWSQQFVLWLLPLVVLARPKWGAFLVWQAAEVCYFVAFYGQLLGASTGQPVFPEGVFVLAASLRLAAVVALVVLVVQEILNPERDAVRRTYADDPDGGLLDGTPDAPWLARLRARRPTAAPPPTPVPTVT
- a CDS encoding transglycosylase domain-containing protein, which gives rise to MNSYGDPSSSRGRARIPGQDDPGQADDAYRRPGGEPRGVNWSTGPDASGSSARASVGGRASVGGSASVPPYGGSAGAAGRAGPGRASVPVSPAAPGRASVPVSPAPGRAGRASVGAVGAASPGRASVGSASVGGVGGRAAVARASVGGPGGPGGPGGPGGPTGPGRGGRDPGAAARARKRKRMNMLIAGFAVFIMLAGIGVVGFTYYSTNVVLPKEIPLPLSTIVYAKDGKTLVAKLGNENRTFVTIDNIPEHVRDAVAAAEDRNFYRHSGVDYKGIARAAWNNLSGGDKQGASTITQQYARNAYENLQDDSYARKVKEAILASKLNDNYSKDQIMENYLNVIYFGRGAYGIEAAAQTYFNTSAKKLNPAQGAVLAALIKQPVASATHQGYDPEINEVDAKSRWEYVINGMVEEGWLGAPGKPERPTEYPKVQKSKKDNGFGVASPRGNVINYVRKEMEEWGLCSNSGAPDKPNCVTELREGGYRITTTIDPKMQKALEEAAQPDRKGSVLKEQPKNLMAAVVSVDPKTGRVLAYYGGDSGADFDYAGLNTNQNGDLVGGHPPGSSFKVYTLAAAIDAGISVKSHWDATPFKPTGYANEIQNAGRDVRRTCNKYCSLQESTVQSYNVPFFHVAEDIGEAKIIDMARRAGIRTMWTVDPPKAYDLTKEKPEDLGRKQFDRVIGFGQYPITVLDHANGLATLANKGKYNKAHFVRTVEKQNKATGKWDKVPGTGEKLDPKQVIKPEVADEVTAVLKEIPGKSNARLVNNRQAAGKTGTWEHNNTDKNAHAWMVGYDQNVATAVWIGSRDQKKPAILDKNGGNVGGSGVPAALWKRYMDEVLSGFDPSNLPDVTGVGDQDAGNGEEPPPPPPPAGQDCEPTDFFCRITGGGNNGGDNGGNNGRGGNPNEPPPTEPRSGGEGGGLPTPRTSTRD
- the rpsR gene encoding 30S ribosomal protein S18, with the translated sequence MAKAAALRKPKKKVNPLDKDGITYIDYKDTALLRKFISDRGKIRARRVTGVTSQQQRQIARAVKNAREMALLPYTATAR
- a CDS encoding deoxyribonuclease IV, producing the protein MRIGAHVDPADPLAEATARSADAAQFFLSDPQGWRAPTPRADAETLRTAGVDVYVHAPYVINVATGNNRIRIPSRKLLLAHAKAAAAIGARGLVVHGGHVNAGDDPATGFDNWRKALAYAAESGGFGLPVLIENTAGGENACARRLDALARLWDAVGDHEVGFCLDTCHAHAGGEELLGLVDRVKAITGRIDLVHANNSKDGFDSGRDRHDNLRGGTIDPDLLVAVIRAAGAPVIVETPGGAEGQGGDIAFLRGQLDAETSTR
- the rplI gene encoding 50S ribosomal protein L9; the protein is MKIILTQEVSGLGAPGDIVEVKNGYGRNYLLPQGFAIVWTKGAEKQVTLIKRARSAREIRDLGHANEVKAQLEGLKVNLKARAGDGGRLFGSVTPSEIVDAVKAAGGPALDRRRLELSGHIKSIGSHPVRIKLHPEVTASFQLNVVQG
- the rpsF gene encoding 30S ribosomal protein S6, with the translated sequence MRHYEIMVILDSSLEERTVAPSLDTYLNVIRTAGGSVEKTDVWGRRRLAYEINKKAEGIYAVIDLQATPEAVAELDRQLRLNESVLRTKVIRPEMR
- a CDS encoding single-stranded DNA-binding protein yields the protein MREELVMAGDTTITVIGNLTDDPELRFTPSGAAVAKFRVASTPRFMDRQSGEWKDGEPLFLSCTVWRQAAEHVAESLQRGARVIVSGRLRQRSYETREGEKRTVIELEVDEIGPSLRYATAKVQKMSRSGGGGGGFGSGSGGGGGQGGGGGNFDDPWASAAPAPARSGGGNFDEEPPF